The following proteins are co-located in the Pseudomonas fluorescens genome:
- the map gene encoding type I methionyl aminopeptidase produces the protein MIKTPAQLAVMRESGRLLAQVFTMLDGFVAAGRSTLELDSAVEAFIRNDLQARPASLGQYDYPFCINTSINEVVCHGMPSAKEILKDGDIINIDITLEKGGFIADSSKMYMIGNVAPKAQRLVEKTFEAMWAGIREVRPGARLGDIGHAIQSHAQANGYSVVREYCGHGIGREMHEEPQILHFGRPGTGLELREGMVFTIEPMLNQGSAKVRSLKDGWTVVTKDNSLSAQWEHTVAVTAAGFEILTLQPAA, from the coding sequence ATGATCAAGACTCCCGCTCAACTGGCCGTCATGCGCGAATCCGGGCGCCTGTTGGCCCAGGTGTTCACGATGCTCGACGGTTTTGTCGCCGCCGGACGCTCCACGTTGGAGCTGGACAGCGCCGTCGAAGCCTTCATCCGTAACGACTTGCAAGCCCGCCCGGCGAGCCTTGGGCAATACGACTACCCCTTTTGCATCAACACCTCGATCAATGAGGTGGTGTGCCATGGCATGCCCAGCGCCAAGGAAATCCTCAAGGACGGCGATATCATCAACATCGACATCACCCTGGAAAAAGGCGGCTTTATCGCTGACTCCAGCAAGATGTACATGATCGGCAACGTGGCGCCCAAAGCGCAGCGGTTGGTGGAAAAGACCTTCGAGGCGATGTGGGCCGGCATCCGTGAGGTTCGCCCCGGCGCGCGCCTGGGTGATATCGGCCATGCGATCCAGAGCCATGCGCAGGCCAACGGCTACAGCGTGGTGCGCGAATATTGCGGCCATGGTATCGGCCGTGAGATGCACGAAGAACCGCAGATCCTGCACTTCGGCCGCCCTGGCACCGGGCTCGAACTGCGCGAAGGCATGGTCTTTACCATTGAGCCCATGCTCAACCAGGGCAGCGCCAAAGTGCGCAGCCTCAAAGACGGCTGGACGGTGGTGACCAAGGACAACAGTCTCTCAGCGCAGTGGGAACACACGGTCGCGGTGACAGCAGCGGGATTCGAGATACTGACCTTGCAACCAGCCGCCTGA
- a CDS encoding ParD-like family protein yields MGIVKITDQLHEQLRLASAAMDRSINAQAEFWIKIGLLAELNPQLPYNELINKLLLDKPDLIRGRG; encoded by the coding sequence ATGGGCATCGTCAAGATCACCGACCAACTGCACGAACAGCTCCGCCTGGCCAGCGCCGCCATGGACCGCTCGATCAACGCCCAGGCCGAGTTCTGGATCAAGATTGGCCTGCTCGCCGAACTCAACCCGCAGCTGCCCTACAACGAGCTGATCAATAAGCTGTTGCTGGACAAACCCGACTTGATCCGGGGGCGCGGCTGA
- the ilvA gene encoding threonine ammonia-lyase, biosynthetic, with product MSTCTATHTADPGLLEHYVKKILAAPVYDLAVRTPLQVAPALSALLGNQVLLKREDLQPTFSFKIRGAYNKLVQLTPEQKARGVVTASAGNHAQGVALAARELGIKARIVMPCSTPELKVLGVRSRGAEAVLHGESFPFALAHALQLAETSGCTFVSPFDDPDVIAGQGTVAMELLRQQQGPLDAIFVPVGGGGLIAGIAAYVKYLRPEVRIVGVEPEGSSCLLAALRAGERVVLPSVDGFADGTAVAQIGAFGFEICRDWVDEVITVSNDALCSAIKLIYDDTRSITEPSGALAVAGICCYVGQHGMRGQTLVAVNSGANINFDSLRHVAERVAAQGAS from the coding sequence ATGAGCACCTGCACAGCGACCCACACCGCCGACCCCGGACTGCTTGAGCACTACGTGAAAAAGATCCTTGCCGCCCCGGTCTACGACCTGGCGGTGCGTACCCCGTTGCAAGTCGCCCCCGCACTGTCCGCGTTGCTCGGTAACCAGGTACTGCTCAAGCGCGAAGACCTGCAACCGACTTTTTCCTTCAAGATTCGTGGCGCCTACAACAAGCTCGTGCAACTGACGCCTGAGCAAAAAGCCCGCGGTGTAGTGACGGCATCGGCCGGTAACCATGCGCAAGGCGTGGCGCTGGCGGCGCGGGAGCTGGGGATCAAGGCCCGTATCGTCATGCCGTGCAGCACGCCGGAGTTGAAGGTGCTGGGCGTGCGCTCGCGGGGGGCCGAGGCGGTACTGCACGGGGAGAGCTTTCCGTTTGCCCTGGCGCATGCGCTGCAATTGGCCGAAACCTCGGGGTGCACGTTTGTCTCACCTTTTGACGACCCGGACGTGATCGCTGGCCAAGGCACTGTGGCCATGGAACTATTGCGCCAGCAACAGGGCCCGCTGGACGCGATTTTTGTGCCGGTGGGCGGCGGTGGCCTGATCGCCGGGATTGCCGCTTACGTCAAATACCTGCGACCCGAGGTGCGCATCGTCGGCGTCGAGCCCGAAGGCTCCAGCTGCCTGTTGGCGGCCCTGCGTGCGGGTGAGCGCGTGGTGCTGCCGAGTGTCGACGGGTTTGCCGATGGCACCGCCGTGGCGCAGATCGGCGCCTTCGGCTTTGAGATCTGTCGCGACTGGGTGGATGAGGTCATCACCGTCAGTAACGACGCGTTGTGCAGTGCCATCAAGCTGATCTACGACGACACGCGCTCCATCACCGAGCCTTCTGGCGCGCTGGCGGTAGCGGGCATTTGCTGCTATGTGGGGCAACACGGCATGCGCGGGCAGACCCTGGTGGCGGTGAATTCCGGGGCCAATATCAACTTTGATAGTTTGCGACATGTTGCTGAAAGAGTGGCGGCACAAGGTGCAAGTTAG
- a CDS encoding DUF1652 domain-containing protein — MLSELELRSIIEGSFLPKRCECTKAEDASLTIKVYDDRDRDRVDLEVKGINADKLDSSRAICNLISGLREDLKHTHTPALQRVGARGYY; from the coding sequence ATGCTTTCGGAATTAGAACTTCGCAGCATTATTGAAGGAAGTTTCCTGCCCAAACGGTGTGAATGCACCAAAGCCGAAGATGCTTCGCTGACGATCAAGGTCTATGACGACCGCGACCGCGACCGCGTGGATTTGGAAGTCAAAGGCATCAACGCCGATAAACTCGACAGCAGTCGGGCCATTTGCAATCTCATCAGCGGGTTGCGCGAAGACCTCAAGCATACCCATACACCCGCTCTGCAAAGAGTCGGCGCGCGCGGCTATTACTAG